The window GATAATTAGCAAATACATAACCTTTCAGAGGAATTGAAATAAGTACCCAACCATTGCTACTTTGATTTTCAATCATGACATAGCGTCCACTCGCGATGAGACCGACAATAGGACTCTTTGCCAAAGGTTGTTGGTAAACATATATACCATTATTAGCTGCAACTTGACGGCAATTTGGCGGCGGCGGTGGTGCAGGCGCGCAAGAGGTGAGATAACCCGCAAACACGTAACCTTTTAAAGGAATTGAAATAGGTACCCAATCATTGATGTTTTTAGGTTCAATCCTCACATAACGTCCACCAGCAATACTACCAATTACGGAGCCGTAAACTGTTGGCTGAGTGTGTACGTATACTCCTTCAGGAGGAAACACTCGGCGACAACTATCCGCAGCCTGCGCAAGTTGGTTCTCTTTGTTATTTGCGGGGTTTAAATTCTGTGCATTGGCGCTAACAAAAGGCATAATAAAAGTGCTTACGGCTATTGACAGCGAAGCAGTTAAGACCTGTAACTTTAGCTCAAGCCAATGTTGTTTCATTAGCATCTTAGGTGAACTAGTCACGATACTACCTTCTTGAATTTACCCCAATATTGGGCGATCGCGTAAATCCTGAAACTAGAATAGCGGTAAAATTGGGCAATAAAAAATCTTATTTTGGCTCATGTATAACTACATTTCAAGGACAATTCAATAGAGCAATTCATTGAGGTACAAAAGCAAGGCTTAAATCAACAGCAATTAGCCCAGCGATTAGGAGTTGATAATATCACTATCGAGCAACACAAAATCGCTGGCAAGGAGTTTATTGAGTAGTCGAAAATTAAAGAGCTAGAGCGTTTTGGGTGGAGATGTACCAATTGAAATCAATATTTTGCGTGATGCTGATTTATCTTCCCCAAGTTTTCCACGCTTTCGGTTTATCTTCGTAATGCTATAAGTTCGTTGCATCGTGTAGCACCCAGAAACTGGAATTAAATGTTACGTTAATCCAACCGGATATATATCGAACAGGCGGAAAATGGACAGCGGGTTTCTACCCAAATTAAGATTCCAGATGGTGGTGCTGGTTTCATTCAAACCGACAGGACTGACGCAGCAGCAATTTAAGCTGAACATGATGAAGTCCACTAAACTCAACTACTGCCAAGATCTGCTCAGCAGCCCCGTCAACTACACGATGACAACTTGGCTGACCACCCCGACGAGATGAGCCATGAGCGGATTAATCGCTATCTGCGTGGAGAGAAGCTGACTCCTCGTTTGTTGTGGGACAACGTCAAACCCTGATGACAAGCGTCAGAGAACGGTTATCTTCTGTGCGATGATACGGTGTTGGACAAACGCTATTCCACATCAATTGAACTGACACGACGGCAATACAGCGGCAATGCACATCGAGTGATTCGGAGCATCGGGTTGATTAGCTGTGTGTACGTCAATGGTGAAACGGGACAGTTTTGGGTGATTGACTATCGAGTGTATGACCCCGATGGGGATGGGCTTGAGCTTGTTAGACCATGTGGCAGCGATGCTGGTAAGGGTGGTT of the Gloeocapsopsis sp. IPPAS B-1203 genome contains:
- a CDS encoding SH3 domain-containing protein, coding for MPFVSANAQNLNPANNKENQLAQAADSCRRVFPPEGVYVHTQPTVYGSVIGSIAGGRYVRIEPKNINDWVPISIPLKGYVFAGYLTSCAPAPPPPPNCRQVAANNGIYVYQQPLAKSPIVGLIASGRYVMIENQSSNGWVLISIPLKGYVFANYLSECS